DNA from Stenotrophomonas acidaminiphila:
TCCACAGCCCGGCCACGGCGGCGATGTACCCGGTGGAGGCCATGCGCGAACTGCGCGTGCGCACCTTCGACGACAACCCGCACCTGCACTACGACCTGAGCGCGCTGCGCCGCCTCACCCTGGCCGAAGCGCTGGAAAAGAGCGGTGCCGGCCTGGCGCTGCTGGAACCGGCCTACGAGGCGTTCTACGCCGCACGCAACCAGGTGGAGTTCTATCCCGACGCGCTGGACGCGCTGCGGCGCATCGCCGCGCGCGTGCCGGTGGCCGCGGTCAGCAATGGCAACGCCGACCTGCAGCGCATCGGCATCGGCGACCTGTTCGCGTTCCAGCTGGGCTCGCGCGAGTTCGGCGCGGCCAAACCGGACCCGGGCATCTTCCA
Protein-coding regions in this window:
- a CDS encoding HAD family hydrolase is translated as MNFPVLAITLDLDDTLWPFAPIGARIDQVLHDWMRVHSPATAAMYPVEAMRELRVRTFDDNPHLHYDLSALRRLTLAEALEKSGAGLALLEPAYEAFYAARNQVEFYPDALDALRRIAARVPVAAVSNGNADLQRIGIGDLFAFQLGSREFGAAKPDPGIFHAACARLGVERTHVLHVGDHAEMDVAGAIRAGLRGCWINRESHPWTHAGLQPDLQFDTLTGLADWLDAQE